The Acidobacteriota bacterium genome contains a region encoding:
- a CDS encoding putative DNA binding domain-containing protein, with the protein MSQTNEHAFENYVEEILLTRSGWHAGSRADWDKERALFPAQIFAFLQATQGKDWAEMKALHADGLETLLVNTLVKELEIKGALYVLRHGFKFYGKLFRLAYFKPAHAANPEVLKLFAENRLTVARQIPCHPGDNCTVDFVLAVNGLPVATIELKNPGTGQTWQHAVEQYQQDRDPRAPLFEFKKRALVHFAADTDEIHMTTRLAGEKTFFLPFNRGSHPGDIRCGAGNPQHTSGYRTGYFWEAVLRAESFLDILGHFMFIEKKEEKVEDGRGGHRRELKETMIFPRFHQLDAVRKLVTTAGGEGAGQNYLIQHSAGSGKTNSISWLSHRLASLHDAEDAKVFDCVVVITDRQVLDRQLQDAIYQIEHAQGVVKAIDQDSRQLAEALIDGTKIVITTLQKFPFVLRGLLHATGAESQEKATEEEKQQAKKWEAEIAKRRYAIIVDEAHSSQTGETARELKAILGASAQSANGEDEPDWEDVRNQIMQSRGRQPNLSFFAFTATPKGKTLELFGRTGASGLPEPIHLYSMRQAIEEGFILDVVRNYTNYATYFRLVKAVEDDPNLPKKKAARALAKFMSLHPHNIEQKTEVMVEHFRQKVRTHLGGRAKAMVVTSTRLHAVRYMQAFERYIAENKYTDIRPLVAFSGTVKDPDTGLEYTEPGMNTDCVSGKPISEKQLPERFASPDYQVLLVANKYQTGFDQPLLCAMYVDKRLDGVQAVQTLSRLNRKIPGKETPFVLDFVNDAEDIYKAFKPYYDATSLQDASDPQQLETLKHELDAAQVYHWSEVEAFARVFYKLPARQMAQDHARLQRHLQPSVDRFKALEDDDRRNEFREKLKGFVHIYSFLSQVIPYSDPQLEMLYSFGRLLLPHLPLEGETERVKLGDEVDLEYYRLQRIYSGEIDLNEGDAEGVKSPTDVGTGKAKEEKAPLSEIIEVLNERFGTNFSEEDRLFFEQIKEKAVKNPKFIDTALSNPLDKFQLGIKKLLESLMIERLGENDDIVTRYMEDGAFQGAAFPILAKEIFDKIQANAGRQTIEQLVAAGENNTVEFKSTLRVNLHTGQPDPKMEHSALKTIAAFLNSREGGTLVIGVNDDGVAFGVETDKFPNEDKMNLHLGNLIKTRLGTSSMLNIKPHFESFQEKRVLVVDCAPSGVPIYYKDGKDEEFFIRAGASTAALPPSETGVYIKQRFS; encoded by the coding sequence ATGAGCCAAACCAACGAACACGCCTTTGAAAACTACGTTGAAGAAATCCTACTGACGCGCAGCGGCTGGCACGCCGGCAGCCGCGCCGACTGGGACAAGGAACGCGCACTGTTTCCGGCGCAGATTTTCGCCTTTCTGCAAGCGACGCAAGGCAAGGACTGGGCGGAGATGAAAGCCTTGCACGCAGACGGGTTGGAAACGTTGCTGGTGAATACGTTGGTCAAGGAATTGGAAATCAAAGGCGCACTCTACGTGCTGCGGCACGGCTTCAAGTTTTATGGCAAGCTGTTCCGGCTGGCGTATTTCAAACCGGCCCACGCGGCCAATCCCGAAGTGTTGAAGTTGTTCGCTGAAAACCGGCTGACCGTGGCGCGGCAAATCCCGTGTCACCCCGGCGATAACTGCACGGTGGATTTCGTGCTGGCGGTGAATGGATTGCCGGTCGCCACTATCGAATTGAAAAATCCCGGCACCGGCCAAACCTGGCAACACGCTGTCGAGCAATATCAGCAGGATCGCGATCCGCGCGCGCCGCTGTTCGAGTTCAAAAAACGCGCGCTGGTGCATTTCGCTGCCGACACCGACGAAATTCACATGACCACGCGGCTGGCGGGCGAAAAGACTTTTTTCCTGCCCTTCAATCGCGGCAGCCATCCGGGCGACATCCGCTGCGGCGCGGGCAATCCGCAGCACACATCCGGCTACCGGACGGGTTACTTTTGGGAAGCGGTGCTGCGAGCGGAAAGCTTTCTGGACATTCTCGGCCACTTCATGTTCATCGAGAAAAAGGAAGAGAAAGTAGAAGACGGGCGCGGCGGTCATCGCCGGGAATTGAAAGAAACGATGATTTTTCCGCGCTTTCATCAACTCGACGCCGTGCGCAAACTCGTGACAACCGCAGGCGGCGAAGGCGCTGGGCAAAATTACCTGATCCAGCATTCCGCCGGCAGCGGCAAGACCAACAGCATTTCCTGGCTGTCGCACCGGCTGGCCAGTTTGCACGACGCCGAGGACGCGAAAGTGTTTGACTGCGTGGTGGTCATCACCGACCGGCAGGTGTTAGACCGGCAATTGCAGGACGCGATTTACCAGATCGAACACGCGCAGGGCGTCGTGAAAGCGATTGATCAGGATTCGCGGCAACTGGCCGAGGCGTTGATTGACGGAACCAAAATCGTCATCACGACTTTGCAAAAATTTCCCTTCGTGCTGCGCGGGCTGCTGCACGCCACTGGCGCGGAAAGTCAGGAGAAAGCCACCGAAGAAGAAAAGCAGCAAGCCAAAAAGTGGGAAGCCGAAATCGCCAAACGCCGCTACGCCATCATCGTGGACGAAGCCCATTCCAGCCAGACCGGCGAAACCGCGCGCGAATTGAAAGCGATTCTTGGGGCATCAGCACAATCCGCAAACGGCGAAGACGAACCCGACTGGGAAGACGTGCGGAACCAGATTATGCAATCGCGCGGGCGGCAACCGAATTTGAGCTTTTTCGCCTTCACCGCCACGCCAAAAGGCAAGACGCTGGAACTGTTCGGGCGCACAGGCGCAAGCGGATTGCCCGAACCGATTCACCTATACAGCATGCGCCAGGCCATTGAAGAAGGCTTCATCCTGGACGTGGTCAGGAATTACACGAACTACGCGACCTACTTCCGACTGGTCAAAGCCGTTGAAGACGATCCGAACCTGCCGAAGAAAAAAGCCGCGCGGGCGCTGGCCAAGTTCATGAGCCTGCATCCGCACAACATCGAACAAAAAACCGAAGTGATGGTGGAACACTTCCGGCAAAAGGTGCGGACGCATCTGGGCGGGCGCGCCAAGGCAATGGTCGTGACTTCGACGCGGCTGCACGCCGTGCGCTATATGCAGGCGTTCGAGCGGTACATCGCGGAAAACAAGTACACGGACATTCGCCCGCTGGTCGCCTTCAGCGGCACGGTCAAAGACCCGGACACAGGCCTGGAATATACCGAACCGGGAATGAACACGGATTGCGTCAGCGGCAAACCCATCAGCGAAAAACAACTGCCCGAACGCTTTGCCTCGCCGGATTATCAAGTGTTGCTGGTGGCGAACAAATACCAGACCGGATTCGACCAGCCGCTGTTGTGCGCGATGTATGTGGACAAGCGATTGGACGGCGTGCAGGCCGTGCAAACTCTGTCGCGGCTGAACCGAAAGATTCCCGGCAAGGAAACGCCGTTCGTGCTGGATTTCGTCAACGACGCGGAAGACATTTACAAAGCGTTCAAACCGTATTACGACGCAACCAGTTTGCAGGACGCTTCGGACCCGCAACAACTGGAAACGCTGAAACACGAACTCGATGCCGCGCAGGTGTACCACTGGAGCGAGGTCGAAGCCTTTGCGCGCGTGTTTTACAAATTGCCTGCCCGACAGATGGCGCAAGATCACGCCCGATTGCAGCGACATCTGCAACCTTCGGTGGATCGCTTCAAGGCGCTGGAGGACGACGACCGGCGCAACGAATTCCGGGAAAAGCTGAAAGGCTTCGTCCACATTTATTCCTTCCTGAGCCAGGTCATTCCGTACAGTGATCCGCAATTGGAAATGTTATACAGCTTCGGACGGCTGCTGCTGCCACATTTGCCGCTGGAAGGTGAAACCGAACGCGTCAAGCTTGGCGACGAAGTGGATTTGGAGTATTACCGATTGCAGCGGATTTACTCCGGTGAAATTGACCTAAATGAAGGCGACGCAGAAGGCGTCAAAAGCCCGACCGATGTCGGCACCGGCAAGGCGAAGGAAGAAAAAGCGCCGCTTTCCGAAATTATCGAAGTGCTGAATGAACGCTTCGGAACGAACTTTTCGGAAGAAGATCGGCTGTTCTTCGAGCAGATCAAGGAAAAGGCCGTGAAGAATCCCAAGTTCATTGATACGGCGCTGTCCAATCCGCTAGACAAATTTCAGCTCGGCATCAAGAAACTGCTGGAAAGTTTGATGATCGAACGCTTGGGCGAAAATGACGACATTGTCACCCGCTACATGGAAGACGGCGCCTTTCAGGGTGCGGCGTTTCCGATCCTGGCCAAAGAAATCTTCGATAAAATTCAGGCGAACGCTGGCAGGCAAACCATCGAACAACTCGTGGCCGCCGGGGAAAACAATACTGTCGAATTCAAATCCACGCTCCGCGTCAACCTGCATACCGGCCAACCTGATCCGAAGATGGAACATTCGGCGCTGAAAACCATCGCGGCGTTTTTGAATTCCAGAGAAGGCGGAACGCTGGTGATTGGCGTCAACGATGACGGCGTGGCGTTTGGCGTGGAAACGGACAAGTTTCCGAACGAAGACAAGATGAATCTTCACCTTGGCAATCTGATCAAGACGCGGCTGGGTACGAGTTCAATGCTGAACATCAAACCTCACTTTGAGAGTTTTCAGGAAAAGCGCGTTTTGGTTGTGGATTGCGCGCCCAGTGGTGTGCCGATTTATTACAAAGACGGCAAGGACGAAGAGTTTTTCATTCGCGCGGGAGCATCCACAGCCGCTCTGCCGCCAAGCGAAACGGGCGTTTACATCAAACAAAGATTCAGTTGA
- a CDS encoding putative toxin-antitoxin system toxin component, PIN family, whose protein sequence is MIVAVLDSTILISAFLTPNGADGNLVLNTPPLAFSLYLSFEIVEETKSRLLNRVRLRKRYDYTNGDVERYANDLYTAARFVVELPTLQAVRDPNDDFVLATAVKAQADYLVAYDNDLLALKNYHGIEIVTAGDFLRILRGQQ, encoded by the coding sequence ATGATCGTCGCTGTTCTGGACTCCACCATTCTGATCAGCGCCTTTCTGACGCCGAACGGGGCCGACGGCAATTTAGTCTTGAATACTCCGCCGCTTGCTTTCAGCCTGTATCTTTCCTTTGAAATCGTCGAAGAGACGAAAAGTCGGCTTCTCAACCGTGTCCGGCTGCGCAAACGATACGACTACACAAACGGCGATGTTGAGCGGTATGCCAACGACCTCTACACCGCAGCGCGCTTCGTAGTGGAATTACCTACTCTTCAAGCCGTCCGCGATCCCAATGATGACTTTGTTCTCGCCACCGCCGTCAAAGCCCAGGCCGATTACCTGGTGGCATACGACAACGACCTGCTTGCCCTCAAAAATTACCACGGGATCGAGATCGTCACCGCCGGAGATTTTCTACGTATTCTTCGCGGGCAACAATAA
- a CDS encoding restriction endonuclease subunit S: protein MKFPAYPKYKASGVEWLGDVPEHWNVTRLRRVLAESLQYGANESAELDDPDLPRYVRITDVHENGSLRDDTFRSLPKEVAAPYLLEDGDLLFARSGATSGKTFLYQSSWGICAYAGYLIRARMSAQKAFPAFIKYFTTSTSYWQWLSSIFIQSTIQNVSGEKYADLFLSLPPLAEQQAIAAFLDRETGRMDRLVAKKRELIERLKEKRTALISRTVTRGLPPAAARAAGLPENAPLKPSGLDWLGDIPAHWEVVLLKRVAEISYGVGGEIDRSLNDGLKVISLPNINIEGILNLDDVPFAEVSETEKKTVLLRKGDLLFNWRNGSSDHLGKTAYFDAEGEFSHVSFLLRIRFNPEKHDSSFFRYLLAGYRVTGFFKHSKAGVNNTFNLSELSALPVMFPPLPEQIAIATYLDAETAKLDALVAKVETAIERLQEYRTALITAAVTGKIDVRGQVGFEPAEQATA from the coding sequence ATGAAATTCCCCGCCTATCCAAAATACAAAGCTAGCGGCGTCGAATGGCTTGGCGATGTGCCGGAGCATTGGAACGTGACCCGGTTGCGCCGCGTTCTTGCGGAATCTTTGCAGTATGGCGCGAACGAGTCTGCCGAACTTGATGATCCTGACTTGCCGCGTTATGTGCGTATCACGGACGTTCACGAAAATGGCAGCCTTCGAGATGATACATTCCGCTCATTGCCCAAAGAGGTTGCCGCTCCATACCTTCTTGAAGATGGCGATCTTTTGTTTGCACGAAGCGGCGCAACTTCCGGGAAGACTTTTCTTTACCAAAGCAGTTGGGGCATCTGCGCCTACGCTGGCTATCTCATCCGGGCACGAATGAGCGCCCAGAAAGCTTTTCCTGCATTCATCAAATACTTCACGACTTCGACGAGCTATTGGCAGTGGCTTTCATCAATTTTCATTCAGTCAACAATCCAAAACGTCAGCGGAGAGAAATATGCTGACTTGTTTCTTTCGCTTCCACCTTTAGCCGAGCAACAAGCCATCGCGGCGTTTCTGGATCGAGAGACGGGGCGGATGGATCGGTTGGTGGCGAAGAAGCGGGAGTTGATCGAGCGGCTGAAGGAGAAGCGCACCGCACTCATCTCCCGCACCGTCACCCGAGGCTTGCCGCCCGCGGCCGCCCGCGCCGCTGGCCTCCCCGAAAACGCGCCCCTCAAACCCTCCGGCCTCGACTGGCTCGGCGACATTCCGGCGCATTGGGAGGTGGTGTTACTGAAACGAGTCGCAGAAATTTCCTACGGTGTCGGTGGCGAGATTGATCGCTCGCTTAACGATGGACTCAAGGTCATTTCACTTCCAAATATCAATATTGAAGGCATCCTAAATCTTGACGATGTGCCATTTGCTGAAGTCAGTGAAACTGAGAAAAAGACTGTCTTGCTTCGAAAAGGTGATTTACTCTTCAATTGGCGTAATGGTAGTTCAGACCACTTGGGAAAAACTGCTTACTTCGACGCAGAAGGCGAGTTCTCACACGTTTCATTTCTGCTTCGGATACGTTTCAACCCAGAAAAACATGATTCGTCATTCTTCCGCTATTTACTTGCGGGCTATCGCGTCACTGGATTCTTCAAACATTCAAAAGCTGGTGTAAATAACACCTTCAATCTCTCAGAACTTTCCGCTTTGCCTGTGATGTTTCCACCACTCCCCGAACAAATCGCCATCGCCACCTATCTGGACGCGGAGACGGCGAAGCTGGACGCGCTGGTGGCGAAGGTCGAAACGGCCATCGAACGTTTGCAGGAATACCGCACGGCGCTCATCACCGCCGCCGTCACCGGCAAGATTGATGTGCGGGGGCAAGTTGGGTTTGAGCCTGCGGAGCAGGCGACAGCATAA